A portion of the Pseudomonas sp. GR 6-02 genome contains these proteins:
- a CDS encoding CaiB/BaiF CoA transferase family protein, with translation MTAPLSAIKVIEIGTLIAAPFAARMLAEFGAEVIKIEAMGQGDPLRKWRKLHEGTSLWWYLQSRNKKSLALNLKSPEGIELVKQLASDADVLIENLRPGALEKLGLGWDVLHALNPNLTLVRISGYGQTGPYRDRPGFGAIGEAMGGIRYTTGTPGSPPARVGVSLGDSLASLHAVIGALMSLLRVKTGQGGGQVVDVSLAESVFNVMESLVPEYDMLGHVRERSGGALPGIAPSNTYLTADGAYVVIAGNSDPIYKRLMAVIGRADLAEAPEFAHNDGRAAKSNVLDAAITHWTSSLPIDEVLAALEAAEVPAGRIYSVADIVADPHYQARGMLLNAELPGGASVKMPGIVPKMSETPGGVNWSGPSLGQHTDGILAGLGLTDQDIERLKAEGVVQ, from the coding sequence ATGACTGCCCCCTTGAGTGCAATCAAAGTGATCGAGATCGGCACGCTGATCGCCGCGCCGTTTGCCGCGCGCATGCTGGCCGAGTTCGGCGCCGAAGTGATCAAGATCGAAGCCATGGGCCAGGGCGATCCCCTGCGTAAATGGCGCAAGCTGCACGAAGGCACTTCGTTGTGGTGGTACCTGCAATCGCGAAACAAGAAGTCCCTGGCGCTGAATCTGAAATCCCCTGAAGGCATCGAACTGGTCAAGCAACTGGCGAGCGACGCCGATGTGCTGATCGAAAACCTGCGCCCCGGCGCCCTGGAGAAACTCGGCCTGGGCTGGGACGTGTTGCATGCCCTCAATCCCAACCTGACGCTGGTGCGCATTTCCGGTTACGGCCAGACCGGCCCGTACCGTGATCGTCCGGGTTTCGGGGCGATCGGCGAGGCGATGGGCGGGATTCGCTATACCACCGGTACTCCCGGTTCGCCGCCGGCCCGAGTGGGGGTGAGTCTGGGGGATTCCCTGGCTTCGCTGCACGCGGTCATCGGTGCCTTGATGTCGCTGCTGCGGGTCAAGACCGGGCAGGGCGGCGGGCAAGTGGTCGATGTGTCGTTGGCCGAAAGCGTGTTCAACGTCATGGAAAGCCTGGTGCCGGAATACGACATGCTCGGTCATGTGCGTGAGCGCAGCGGCGGGGCGTTACCGGGTATTGCGCCGTCCAACACCTACCTGACTGCCGACGGTGCCTACGTGGTGATCGCCGGCAACAGCGACCCGATCTACAAGCGTCTGATGGCGGTGATTGGCCGGGCCGACCTGGCCGAAGCGCCGGAGTTCGCGCATAACGATGGCCGCGCCGCCAAAAGTAACGTGCTCGACGCAGCCATTACTCACTGGACCAGCAGCCTGCCCATCGATGAGGTGTTGGCGGCTCTGGAAGCTGCCGAAGTCCCGGCCGGGCGCATCTATTCGGTGGCCGACATCGTTGCCGATCCTCACTATCAAGCGCGGGGCATGCTGCTCAACGCCGAACTGCCGGGTGGTGCCTCGGTGAAGATGCCGGGCATCGTTCCGAAAATGTCCGAAACCCCCGGTGGCGTGAACTGGTCGGGGCCGAGTCTGGGTCAGCACACCGACGGCATCCTCGCGGGGCTGGGCCTGACTGACCAGGACATCGAACGGTTGAAAGCTGAAGGGGTGGTGCAATGA
- a CDS encoding type II toxin-antitoxin system RelE/ParE family toxin: MRVEWLRTALKNLDDEAAYIAMENPKAAADFVKAILTTVDHLARFPATGREGRLPGTREWVLPDRPYLIPYRVRQGRLQVLRVFHTRRLPPTTL; this comes from the coding sequence ATGCGCGTTGAGTGGTTGCGTACCGCATTAAAGAATCTGGATGACGAAGCCGCCTACATAGCAATGGAAAATCCAAAAGCCGCAGCAGACTTCGTCAAGGCCATTCTCACCACCGTCGATCACCTTGCTCGCTTCCCGGCTACAGGCCGCGAAGGCCGACTACCTGGCACTCGGGAATGGGTCTTGCCAGACCGGCCCTATCTGATTCCCTATCGAGTTCGCCAAGGGCGTTTACAGGTACTACGAGTCTTCCATACACGACGTCTTCCACCCACTACGTTGTAG
- a CDS encoding aminotransferase class I/II-fold pyridoxal phosphate-dependent enzyme, with protein sequence MSQIPYTAHTFTNYRKLVSLADHDWEAAETGKIAGLNVEIKSANRMLDQYGRAFHDFCTTSYLGLDHHPDILDGAMTTLWETGTLRIANSKNRCKLAILDQYETELSELFGASCLSTLSCSAASAGILPLLASGVFTENSPPVMAFDRLAHYSMSHLKAACADETKVVTCPHNDMDFLETLCQQHTRVAYVADGAYSMGGVADMDSLLYLKDRYGLFLYLDDSHALSSVGTFGAGLVRPRLHTLDDDCLIVASLAKSFGASGGLVMLGSERQKKLIARYGGPSNWSQSLNSAAIGAGRASIQLHHTLEFAELQEKLQVNIRLFDSLIRTAQHNSNMAIRLVNCGEASLANHIAIELANHGFFTSAVFFPVVAQGKAAIRITLRADMGTTLIRHFCGLITELLRAHGRDIGG encoded by the coding sequence ATGAGCCAGATACCGTACACGGCGCACACCTTCACCAACTACCGCAAACTCGTTTCATTGGCTGACCATGATTGGGAGGCCGCCGAAACCGGAAAAATCGCGGGGCTCAACGTTGAGATAAAAAGTGCCAACCGCATGCTGGATCAGTACGGGAGAGCGTTTCATGATTTCTGTACGACGTCATACCTGGGGCTGGATCACCATCCCGATATTCTCGACGGCGCCATGACCACGCTGTGGGAAACCGGCACACTTCGCATCGCCAATTCCAAGAACCGCTGCAAGCTGGCGATTCTGGACCAATACGAAACCGAACTGTCCGAGTTGTTCGGCGCCAGTTGCCTGAGCACTCTGTCGTGCAGCGCGGCGAGTGCCGGGATCCTGCCACTGCTGGCCAGCGGCGTATTCACGGAAAATAGCCCTCCGGTGATGGCTTTCGACCGGTTGGCGCATTACTCGATGAGTCACCTCAAAGCCGCCTGTGCCGATGAAACGAAGGTCGTGACGTGCCCGCATAACGACATGGACTTCCTCGAGACGCTGTGTCAACAGCACACCAGGGTCGCGTATGTCGCCGACGGCGCCTACAGCATGGGCGGGGTTGCGGACATGGACAGCCTTTTGTATCTGAAGGACCGCTATGGGCTGTTTCTCTATCTGGACGACTCCCACGCGCTTTCCTCTGTAGGAACATTCGGCGCCGGTCTTGTGCGTCCCAGGCTGCATACCCTGGATGATGACTGCCTCATCGTCGCCTCGCTGGCCAAGTCGTTCGGCGCCAGCGGCGGTCTGGTGATGCTGGGCAGTGAACGGCAGAAGAAGCTCATTGCGCGTTACGGCGGCCCCAGCAACTGGTCGCAAAGCCTGAACAGTGCAGCCATTGGCGCGGGCCGGGCATCCATCCAGCTACACCACACCCTGGAATTCGCCGAGCTGCAGGAAAAGCTTCAGGTTAATATCCGCCTCTTTGACAGCCTCATACGAACCGCACAACACAACAGCAACATGGCGATTCGACTGGTCAATTGCGGTGAGGCATCGCTGGCCAACCACATCGCCATTGAACTGGCCAATCACGGATTCTTCACCTCGGCAGTCTTTTTCCCGGTGGTTGCACAAGGCAAGGCAGCCATCAGAATCACCCTGCGCGCCGACATGGGGACGACGCTGATCCGCCATTTCTGTGGACTCATCACCGAGCTTTTACGTGCTCACGGCCGGGACATCGGCGGCTGA
- a CDS encoding sensor domain-containing protein, whose protein sequence is METRNSAPMASYIDLLLDAVCAVDKQGRFVFVSAACERIFGYTPDELIGQSMIDLVHPADRQRTLDAAREIMEGEPKLNFENRYLRKDGRVVHILWSARWSEVDQLRIAVARDITERKQAESRQAALYAISEAAHAAEDLLALFKRIHSIIGEWLPALNFSVALYDEHCARLNFPYHVDDHELQPEDPGTVTGRLCAEVIRSGLPILLTPDQDNLPEGFAALVKGQDSPCWLGVPLSSQNGTIGALIVKSVPGGERYTEQDKELLQYVCAQVATAIERKQLHARLQRMAQYDQLTQLPNRELLRERLKASLALARADSGRMALLYVDLDRFKQVNDTLGHAVGDMLLQAVANRLKGCVRETDTVARIGGDEFVVLLHNIHAAEDAENVAGKIRQVLVQPLRLDGHNLTIQPSIGVARYPEHGTEEKQLFRHADEAMYAAKRQHHSRLGV, encoded by the coding sequence ATGGAAACCAGAAATTCCGCGCCAATGGCGAGTTACATCGATCTCTTGCTGGACGCCGTCTGTGCGGTGGACAAACAAGGTCGCTTCGTATTTGTCAGCGCGGCCTGCGAGCGCATTTTCGGTTACACCCCCGACGAGCTGATCGGCCAGTCGATGATCGACCTGGTTCACCCTGCCGACCGACAGCGTACCCTCGACGCCGCGCGCGAGATCATGGAGGGCGAACCCAAGCTCAACTTTGAAAATCGTTACCTGCGCAAGGACGGCCGGGTGGTGCACATTCTCTGGTCGGCACGTTGGTCGGAGGTCGATCAGTTGCGTATCGCCGTGGCGCGCGACATCACCGAGCGCAAACAGGCCGAGTCCCGACAAGCGGCGCTGTATGCGATCTCCGAAGCGGCCCATGCGGCGGAAGATTTGCTGGCGCTGTTCAAACGCATCCATTCGATCATCGGCGAATGGCTGCCGGCGTTGAATTTCTCCGTGGCACTGTATGACGAGCACTGCGCGCGGCTGAATTTCCCCTATCACGTCGACGACCATGAGCTGCAACCCGAGGATCCCGGGACTGTTACCGGGCGTTTGTGCGCAGAAGTGATTCGCAGTGGCTTGCCGATTCTGCTGACCCCGGATCAGGACAATCTGCCGGAAGGGTTTGCGGCATTGGTCAAGGGCCAGGACTCACCCTGCTGGCTGGGCGTGCCGTTGAGTTCGCAAAACGGCACCATCGGCGCTCTGATCGTCAAAAGCGTGCCGGGCGGCGAGCGCTACACCGAGCAAGACAAGGAGTTGCTGCAGTATGTTTGCGCTCAGGTCGCGACCGCGATCGAGCGTAAGCAATTGCACGCCCGGCTCCAGCGCATGGCCCAGTACGATCAACTGACTCAGCTGCCCAATCGCGAATTGCTGCGCGAACGCCTGAAAGCTTCGCTGGCGCTGGCCCGGGCAGACTCCGGTCGAATGGCGTTGCTCTATGTCGACCTTGACCGCTTCAAGCAAGTCAACGACACCCTCGGTCATGCGGTCGGCGACATGTTGCTGCAAGCGGTCGCCAATCGGCTCAAGGGCTGCGTGCGCGAAACCGACACGGTGGCGCGCATTGGTGGTGATGAATTTGTCGTGTTGTTGCACAACATCCACGCCGCCGAAGATGCCGAGAATGTGGCGGGGAAAATCCGCCAGGTGCTGGTTCAGCCCCTGCGTCTGGACGGGCACAACCTGACGATCCAGCCGAGCATCGGCGTCGCGCGATACCCCGAACATGGCACCGAAGAAAAGCAGCTGTTCAGGCATGCCGATGAGGCAATGTACGCCGCCAAGCGCCAGCACCATTCACGTCTCGGGGTCTGA
- a CDS encoding DUF4142 domain-containing protein, translating into MSRMATRLRNAGFATLLGLCASSAFAQSPAEFVNEVSAQGMADIEASRLAHQKTASKEVKDYTIVVINDRTTANQHLAKIAKQLDLPVAPREEVVDKAKALIPEIKDDTSFDQAYVDSQVKTTQETIEQLQQQAQTTDVPQIKAFAEETLPKLQNHLQMARALQASR; encoded by the coding sequence ATGAGCCGGATGGCCACCCGTTTACGCAATGCCGGTTTTGCCACGTTACTGGGCCTGTGCGCCAGCAGTGCCTTTGCCCAGTCTCCCGCCGAATTCGTCAATGAGGTGTCGGCCCAAGGCATGGCCGACATCGAAGCCAGCCGCCTGGCGCACCAGAAAACCGCATCCAAAGAGGTCAAGGATTACACCATCGTGGTGATCAACGATCGCACCACCGCCAACCAGCATCTGGCGAAAATTGCCAAGCAACTCGATTTACCGGTCGCACCACGCGAAGAGGTGGTCGACAAGGCCAAAGCCTTGATACCGGAGATTAAGGACGATACCTCTTTCGATCAGGCGTACGTCGACAGTCAGGTAAAAACCACCCAGGAAACCATCGAGCAACTTCAACAACAAGCGCAGACCACGGACGTGCCGCAAATCAAAGCGTTCGCCGAAGAAACCCTACCCAAGCTGCAAAACCATCTGCAAATGGCCAGGGCGCTGCAAGCCAGTCGTTAG
- a CDS encoding stress protein, producing MPTSKHPTPGSAIDRTKASEAGRKGGKTTTTTVDKDPAKGGMGRKGGQKTP from the coding sequence ATGCCTACTTCAAAACATCCGACCCCGGGTAGCGCCATCGATCGAACGAAGGCGTCTGAAGCCGGTCGCAAAGGTGGGAAAACTACCACGACGACTGTTGATAAAGACCCTGCCAAAGGCGGCATGGGCCGCAAAGGCGGTCAGAAAACTCCGTAA
- a CDS encoding LysR substrate-binding domain-containing protein, with product MLQKSLIRRLDLITLQLFVAVHEEGTLTRAAAREAIAVSAASKRLMELEEALGISLFVRQAKGMTLTPAGETLLHHARQMLFNVEKMGLELGEHSHGVRGYVRMLANLSAIIQFLPEDLRDFSARHPQVKTDLEERPSSGVIQGVLDGVADLGICSSDSDVKGLHSVVYRQDKLVVLMPADHPLASRSALAFADTLDSDYVGLHSASSINMRTHAAARKAGKVLRLRIHVPGFDAMCRMVQANMGIGILPLKAYELFGRALGLHAVPLTDDWSDRALILVVRDEVALSPVSRMLFEHLRGQT from the coding sequence ATGCTGCAAAAAAGCCTGATCCGCCGTCTCGACCTGATCACTCTCCAGCTGTTTGTGGCCGTTCACGAAGAGGGCACCTTGACCCGTGCCGCCGCCCGCGAAGCGATCGCGGTGTCGGCGGCCAGCAAGCGGTTGATGGAGCTGGAGGAGGCGCTGGGCATCAGCCTGTTCGTACGCCAGGCCAAGGGCATGACGCTGACACCGGCCGGTGAAACCCTGCTGCACCATGCCCGGCAGATGCTGTTCAACGTCGAGAAAATGGGCCTCGAACTGGGCGAACACAGCCACGGTGTGCGCGGTTATGTGCGGATGCTCGCCAACCTGTCGGCGATCATTCAATTCCTGCCCGAAGACCTGCGGGACTTTTCCGCGCGCCATCCGCAGGTCAAGACCGACCTCGAAGAGCGCCCCAGCAGCGGGGTGATTCAAGGCGTGCTCGATGGCGTGGCGGACCTCGGGATCTGCTCCAGCGACAGCGACGTCAAGGGGCTGCACAGTGTTGTTTATCGTCAGGACAAACTGGTCGTGCTGATGCCGGCCGATCATCCGCTGGCGAGTCGTTCGGCTTTGGCTTTTGCCGACACGCTGGACAGCGATTACGTCGGTCTGCATTCGGCCAGTTCCATCAACATGCGCACCCATGCGGCCGCGCGCAAGGCCGGCAAGGTGCTGAGGTTGCGGATCCATGTGCCGGGGTTCGACGCCATGTGCCGGATGGTCCAGGCCAACATGGGCATCGGCATCCTGCCGCTAAAGGCCTACGAACTGTTTGGCCGGGCGCTGGGGTTGCACGCGGTGCCGCTGACGGATGACTGGTCGGATCGTGCGTTGATTCTGGTGGTGCGCGATGAAGTGGCGCTGTCGCCGGTGAGCCGGATGTTGTTTGAGCATTTGCGCGGCCAGACCTGA
- a CDS encoding low affinity iron permease family protein codes for MKFAKIAQKLSLWAGQPRTFMGAIILIVLWGMSGPIFHFNDTWQLIINTSTTIITFLMVFLIQNTQNRDTDILHLKIDELLRVTKDAQNAMLGLESLDLKQLEALRKKYRTLGEGETISLDGTVVEETKKDSNQD; via the coding sequence ATGAAATTCGCGAAAATCGCACAGAAACTCTCCCTATGGGCGGGCCAACCCCGGACATTTATGGGGGCGATCATTCTGATTGTCCTTTGGGGCATGAGTGGGCCGATTTTTCATTTCAACGATACCTGGCAACTGATCATCAACACCTCGACCACGATCATCACCTTCCTGATGGTGTTCCTGATCCAGAACACCCAGAACCGTGACACGGACATTTTGCACTTGAAGATCGATGAGTTATTGCGGGTGACCAAGGACGCGCAGAACGCGATGCTGGGGCTCGAGTCCCTGGACCTCAAACAGCTGGAAGCGTTGAGAAAGAAATATCGCACCCTCGGCGAGGGGGAAACGATTTCCCTGGACGGCACGGTCGTCGAGGAAACCAAGAAGGATTCGAATCAGGATTGA
- a CDS encoding MFS transporter yields MSLNVLEAGVSPSVSHDAEKALVRKVAWRLMPLIMVCYLFAFFDRINISFAKFQLQADLSLSDTAYGLGAGLFVVGYVIFEVPSNMMLYKVGARRWIARIMMSWGLATAAMVFVNSEWQFYALRFVIGAMEAGFAPGVLYYLTLWFPQHYRGRITSMLFLASAFAGLVGAPFSGLVLQHLDGFLDMRGWHWLFLLGGVPCIGLGLLVLTVLKDRIEDAHWLSPSEKTLLASRIAHHEPHKSGGSLLAALRIPGFLMLGLIYFLIQVASYGLNFWAPQLIRSAGTESPVMIGLLTAIPYICGAISMVVIGRLSDATGERRKFVAGLVAAGAVGFFCAGIFANHTTFLIVALGLLGAGIIASIPSFWTLPPKLLAGAGAGAAGGIAVINTLGQFGGIVSPVMVGRIKDLTGSTTPALYVIGVAALIAAALLLWGLPQKLRTLDKY; encoded by the coding sequence ATGAGCCTCAATGTTCTGGAGGCGGGCGTGAGCCCGTCCGTTAGTCACGACGCCGAAAAAGCCCTGGTCCGCAAAGTCGCCTGGCGACTGATGCCGCTGATCATGGTCTGCTACCTGTTCGCGTTTTTCGACCGCATCAACATCAGCTTCGCCAAATTCCAGTTGCAGGCCGACCTGAGCCTGAGCGATACCGCTTACGGCCTCGGCGCCGGGCTGTTTGTAGTCGGTTATGTGATCTTTGAAGTGCCGAGCAACATGATGCTTTACAAGGTGGGTGCCCGGCGCTGGATCGCCCGGATCATGATGTCGTGGGGGCTCGCGACGGCGGCCATGGTCTTCGTCAATAGCGAATGGCAGTTCTACGCCCTGCGTTTCGTGATCGGTGCGATGGAGGCGGGTTTTGCGCCGGGCGTGCTGTATTACCTGACGTTGTGGTTCCCGCAGCACTATCGCGGGCGCATCACCTCGATGCTGTTTCTCGCGTCGGCGTTTGCCGGGCTGGTTGGCGCACCGTTCTCCGGGTTGGTGCTGCAACACCTTGATGGCTTCCTCGATATGCGCGGCTGGCATTGGCTGTTTCTGCTCGGTGGCGTTCCTTGCATCGGCCTTGGTTTGTTGGTGCTGACCGTGCTCAAGGACCGCATCGAAGATGCCCATTGGTTGAGCCCTTCGGAGAAGACACTGCTCGCCAGCCGTATCGCGCACCACGAACCCCACAAGAGCGGCGGCTCCTTGCTTGCCGCACTCCGGATTCCGGGTTTCCTGATGCTGGGGCTGATCTACTTTCTGATTCAGGTGGCGTCTTACGGCTTGAATTTCTGGGCGCCGCAACTGATCCGCAGTGCCGGCACCGAGAGCCCGGTGATGATCGGCTTGCTGACCGCCATTCCCTACATCTGCGGCGCCATCAGCATGGTGGTGATCGGGCGGTTATCAGACGCCACCGGTGAGCGGCGCAAGTTTGTCGCAGGTCTGGTGGCGGCAGGCGCGGTGGGTTTCTTCTGCGCAGGAATTTTCGCCAACCACACGACTTTCCTGATTGTTGCCCTGGGCTTGCTCGGTGCGGGGATCATCGCGTCCATCCCGAGCTTCTGGACCCTGCCACCGAAACTCCTGGCCGGTGCCGGGGCAGGCGCCGCTGGCGGGATCGCGGTGATCAATACCCTTGGCCAGTTCGGTGGGATCGTCAGCCCGGTCATGGTCGGGCGGATCAAAGACCTGACCGGCAGCACCACCCCGGCGCTGTACGTCATCGGTGTCGCCGCGCTGATCGCCGCTGCGTTGTTGCTGTGGGGGTTGCCGCAGAAGCTGCGCACGCTCGACAAATACTAA
- the relB gene encoding type II toxin-antitoxin system RelB family antitoxin gives MSIMSLRLPDEIADTLAHLAKATGRSKSFLAVDALREYLAREAWQIEEIQKALKEADAGDFATPEEVKAIADKWTTNAR, from the coding sequence ATGTCCATCATGTCGCTGCGTTTGCCAGACGAAATCGCCGATACCCTAGCCCATCTTGCCAAAGCGACAGGCCGCAGTAAGTCATTTCTGGCCGTGGATGCGCTGCGTGAATATCTGGCACGGGAAGCCTGGCAAATCGAAGAGATTCAGAAAGCTCTGAAAGAAGCCGACGCGGGTGACTTCGCAACGCCAGAGGAAGTGAAAGCAATCGCCGACAAGTGGACAACCAATGCGCGTTGA
- a CDS encoding hydroxymethylglutaryl-CoA lyase: protein MITDYSQTLIVQEVSPRDGLQIEPTWVETADKIALIDQLSLAGFSRIEAGSFVSPKAIPALRDGEPVFKGIARQPGVIYVALIPNLKGAQRALDSGADELNLVMSASQTHNLANMRMRCEASLAAFGEIVEFVRGTPVRLNGSIATTFGCPFEGKIDEDRVLQIVEAYQELGITGITLADTTGMANPRQVDRVVRRVLQRVSPADLTLHFHNTRGLGLCNVLAAYEAGARRFDAALGGLGGCPFAPGASGNICTEDLVNLCDEVGIHTGIDLPLLLRLSRGLPALLGHEVPGQLAKAGRNCDLHPTPS, encoded by the coding sequence ATGATCACTGATTATTCCCAGACCCTGATCGTTCAGGAGGTTTCCCCGCGTGACGGCTTGCAGATCGAGCCTACCTGGGTCGAAACCGCCGACAAGATTGCGTTGATCGATCAGTTGTCGCTGGCGGGTTTCAGCCGCATCGAAGCCGGTTCGTTCGTGTCGCCCAAGGCGATTCCGGCGCTGCGCGATGGCGAGCCAGTGTTCAAGGGCATCGCCCGACAGCCGGGCGTGATCTATGTCGCGTTGATCCCTAACCTCAAAGGCGCACAACGAGCACTGGACTCGGGGGCCGACGAGCTGAACCTGGTGATGTCCGCCAGCCAGACCCACAACCTGGCGAACATGCGGATGCGCTGCGAGGCGTCATTGGCTGCGTTCGGCGAGATCGTCGAGTTCGTTCGCGGCACGCCGGTGCGGCTCAACGGCAGCATCGCCACGACTTTCGGTTGCCCGTTCGAAGGCAAGATCGATGAGGACCGCGTGCTGCAAATTGTTGAGGCTTATCAGGAGCTCGGCATTACGGGCATTACCCTGGCCGACACCACCGGCATGGCCAATCCACGCCAGGTCGACCGTGTGGTGCGACGGGTGTTGCAACGGGTTTCACCGGCTGATCTGACCCTGCATTTCCACAACACGCGCGGCCTCGGTCTGTGCAACGTATTGGCAGCTTACGAGGCCGGAGCCCGGCGCTTTGACGCAGCCCTCGGTGGTCTTGGCGGTTGCCCGTTTGCACCGGGTGCCTCGGGCAATATCTGCACCGAAGATTTGGTCAATCTGTGCGATGAAGTCGGCATTCACACCGGCATCGACTTGCCGTTGTTGCTGCGATTGTCGCGAGGCTTACCCGCATTGCTGGGCCATGAAGTGCCCGGGCAGCTCGCCAAGGCCGGACGTAACTGCGACCTGCACCCGACACCGTCCTGA
- the fos gene encoding fosfomycin resistance glutathione transferase, which translates to MLTGLNHLTLAVTDLNRSVGFYRDLLQLQLSATWDTGAYLSLPGLWLCLSLDPLRACAPAADYTHYAFSLEAVDFLPFVERLRSANVREWRDNRSEGASFYFLDPDGHKLEAHVGSLASRLAACRQRPYAGMKFFDDQ; encoded by the coding sequence ATGCTAACCGGCCTCAACCACCTGACCCTCGCCGTCACTGACCTGAACCGCAGCGTGGGGTTCTATCGCGATCTGCTGCAACTTCAGCTTTCAGCCACTTGGGACACCGGTGCCTATCTCTCGCTACCCGGTCTGTGGCTGTGTCTTTCTCTCGATCCACTGCGTGCCTGTGCGCCGGCCGCCGACTACACCCATTACGCCTTCAGCCTCGAAGCTGTGGACTTCCTGCCGTTCGTCGAACGTCTGCGATCCGCCAACGTGCGGGAATGGCGGGATAACCGCAGCGAAGGTGCGTCGTTCTATTTTCTCGACCCGGACGGGCACAAGCTCGAGGCGCATGTCGGGTCTCTGGCGTCGCGGCTGGCGGCTTGTCGGCAGCGACCCTATGCGGGGATGAAGTTCTTCGACGATCAGTGA
- a CDS encoding DJ-1/PfpI family protein, whose amino-acid sequence MKKIVLVAFDQFTDIDLFLMWDILGRNTEDWHVRILGSSSIVRSAHGLPVSVHGPLSEANSADAVLFVSGKEGIPAALAAPDFLPSFELDSRRQRIGSICAGAFILERLGLLSGQATTHPDARSSLQALGLESMDQPLVCQGNVATAGGCLSALYLVGWLVESWFDVDKRRATLLPVLPAGQQELYDALIGFSIRQALTGRQGALYDKPSQQETRHGMSSNW is encoded by the coding sequence TTGAAGAAAATCGTTCTGGTTGCTTTCGACCAATTCACTGATATCGACCTATTCCTGATGTGGGACATCTTAGGCCGCAACACCGAGGACTGGCACGTCCGAATATTGGGTTCCAGCTCTATCGTGAGATCGGCGCACGGCCTGCCTGTTTCGGTGCACGGTCCGCTTTCCGAGGCCAATAGCGCCGACGCGGTATTGTTCGTCAGTGGCAAGGAAGGGATACCCGCTGCACTTGCCGCCCCAGATTTCCTGCCGTCGTTTGAACTTGACTCCAGACGCCAGCGAATCGGCTCAATATGCGCCGGAGCTTTCATTCTCGAACGGCTTGGGCTGCTCAGCGGCCAAGCAACTACACACCCGGATGCACGATCGAGCTTGCAAGCTCTGGGACTTGAGTCCATGGACCAGCCTCTTGTATGCCAGGGGAACGTTGCAACCGCTGGCGGATGCCTTTCGGCGCTCTATCTGGTGGGATGGTTGGTTGAATCCTGGTTCGATGTCGACAAACGCCGTGCGACGTTGCTCCCTGTTCTGCCAGCTGGGCAGCAAGAGCTCTATGATGCCTTGATCGGGTTCAGCATCCGACAAGCACTTACAGGGCGACAAGGAGCGTTATACGACAAACCATCGCAACAAGAAACGCGACATGGCATGTCGTCTAATTGGTAG
- a CDS encoding DUF2867 domain-containing protein, whose protein sequence is MPREFELIMSVPVPSRSGITHLYKSMNLADAFAIRLPAGTSSNPDLLARFILSHQPSWIGWLMKVRDTIVACFGLKTTKHLASLANRIGIFKVYSTNQTEIVLGEDDKHLDFRISILCSGEAEPEGSRQLVFSTVVQCHNRLGRAYIFVIAPFHRLVVKASLLRAARIGWPLATCP, encoded by the coding sequence ATGCCCCGAGAATTTGAGCTCATTATGTCCGTGCCAGTCCCATCGAGGTCCGGCATCACCCACCTTTACAAGTCAATGAACCTGGCGGACGCTTTTGCGATTCGGCTCCCTGCGGGCACATCCAGCAATCCAGATTTGCTAGCTCGATTCATCCTTTCCCACCAGCCATCCTGGATCGGATGGCTCATGAAAGTCCGAGACACTATCGTTGCCTGTTTTGGTCTCAAAACCACCAAACATCTGGCATCACTTGCTAATCGGATTGGAATCTTCAAGGTCTACAGCACGAACCAGACTGAAATCGTGTTGGGAGAGGACGACAAACACCTCGACTTCCGGATATCGATCCTATGTTCTGGAGAGGCAGAGCCAGAAGGCAGTCGCCAACTCGTTTTTTCAACCGTGGTCCAGTGCCACAACCGTCTAGGCCGGGCCTACATCTTCGTTATTGCCCCATTTCACCGCTTGGTTGTTAAGGCCAGCCTCCTCCGTGCCGCGCGCATCGGTTGGCCTCTGGCTACCTGTCCCTAA